A portion of the bacterium genome contains these proteins:
- a CDS encoding CopG family transcriptional regulator — translation MKAKTFDDQFEKGDDITRHLDLSKAVRPDCQQKRVNVDFPVWMIHSLDREAHRLGVTRQSVIKLWLAEKLKEAVA, via the coding sequence ATGAAAGCTAAGACATTTGATGATCAATTTGAAAAGGGCGACGACATTACCCGGCATTTGGATCTTTCAAAAGCCGTTCGTCCGGATTGCCAACAAAAGCGGGTCAATGTGGATTTTCCCGTCTGGATGATTCATTCCCTTGACCGTGAGGCTCATCGCCTAGGTGTGACACGCCAATCCGTGATCAAGCTTTGGCTCGCCGAAAAACTCAAGGAAGCGGTCGCATGA
- a CDS encoding BrnT family toxin, with protein MAFEFDPNKSAANKQKHGIDFVEAQDLWTDVDRVEIPARTADEPRTVVIGIIRGKHWSAVITNRGKNTRIISVRRSRGEELEIYES; from the coding sequence ATGGCATTTGAATTTGATCCAAATAAAAGCGCCGCCAACAAGCAAAAGCATGGGATTGATTTTGTGGAGGCGCAAGATCTCTGGACAGATGTGGATCGGGTTGAGATACCCGCCCGAACGGCTGATGAACCGCGAACGGTTGTCATCGGGATAATCCGCGGTAAACATTGGTCGGCAGTGATTACCAATCGAGGGAAGAATACCAGAATCATCTCGGTGCGGCGTTCGCGTGGGGAGGAGCTTGAGATTTATGAAAGCTAA